In one window of Miscanthus floridulus cultivar M001 chromosome 12, ASM1932011v1, whole genome shotgun sequence DNA:
- the LOC136497257 gene encoding trihelix transcription factor ENAP1-like, whose protein sequence is MDDDDGVSHSLSPSPPSSSALPVDGPVTVAAAPPGSAMAVALPIHRTAASLYASAGGGGGSGGGGGGGSGGREDAWSDGATSALIDAWGERFVALGRGSLRHPQWQEVADAVSSLDGYSKAPKSDVQCKNRIDTLKKKYKVERAKPVSAWQFFDRLDFLLAPTYGSKPGSGGGGGHNSNGRTQMPAALRVGFPQRSRTPLMPAAGSAAKRRAPSPEPSVSSESSDGFPPVSALPAVNGKRKRTDEGRADYDGGSSGDDRAQGLRELAQAIRRFGEAYERVEAAKLEQAAEMERRRVDFTQELESQRVQFFLNTQMELTQVKNHASPATAAVPAGGSSRRISVVTDVGGSSNHHSRYRISHGDRHRHPRPHYQQYHDNNNHAVAGAASEGEQSDDEEDDYEEESQ, encoded by the coding sequence atggacgacgacgacggcgtgtcGCACTCCCTCTCCCCgtcgccgccctcctcctccgcgCTCCCCGTGGACGGCCCCGTCACCGTCGCCGCTGCGCCGCCGGGCTCCGCCATGGCGGTCGCGCTCCCGATCCATAGGACCGCGGCGTCTCTGTACgccagcgccggcggcggcggcgggagcgggggcgggggcgggggcggcagCGGCGGGAGGGAGGACGCCTGGAGCGACGGCGCCACATCCGCGCTCATCGACGCCTGGGGCGAGCGCTTCGTCGCGCTCGGCCGCGGCAGCCTCCGCCACCCGCAGTGGCAGGAGGTCGCAGATGCCGTCTCCTCCCTTGACGGCTACTCCAAGGCGCCCAAGTCCGATGTCCAGTGCAAGAACCGCATCGACACGCTCAAGAAGAAATACAAGGTCGAGAGGGCCAAGCCGGTCTCCGCCTGGCAGTTCTTCGACCGCCTCGATTTCCTCCTCGCGCCCACCTACGGCAGCAAGCCCGGCTCCGGCGGTGGCGGAGGGCACAACTCCAACGGCCGCACCCAGATGCCTGCGGCGCTGCGTGTGGGCTTCCCTCAGCGCAGCCGCACGCCGCTGATGCCCGCGGCAGGCTCCGCGGCCAAGCGGAGGGCGCCTTCGCCGGAGCCGTCGGTGTCCTCCGAGTCCTCCGACGGCTTCCCGCCGGTGTCGGCCCTTCCGGCAGTGAacgggaagaggaagaggacggACGAAGGGCGCGCCGACTACGACGGTGGCAGCAGCGGCGACGACCGCGCGCAGGGGCTTCGGGAGCTGGCGCAGGCGATACGGCGCTTCGGCGAGGCGTACGAGCGCGTGGAGGCCGCGAAGCTGGAGCAGGCCGCCGAGATGGAGCGTCGGCGCGTGGACTTCACGCAGGAGCTGGAGTCGCAGCGCGTGCAGTTCTTCCTCAACACGCAGATGGAGCTCACGCAGGTCAAGAACCACGCGTCTCCTGCCACGGCCGCCGTCCCTGCTGGTGGCTCATCTAGGAGGATTTCAGTGGTTACCGACGTCGGTGGCAGCAGTAATCACCATAGCCGTTACCGGATCAGCCATGGTGACAGGCACCGTCACCCACGCCCACATTACCAGCAGTACCATGACAACAACAATCACGCGGTGGCAGGGGCTGCAAGTGAAGGTGAGCAGTCTGATGACGAGGAGgatgattatgaagaagagaGCCAGTAA
- the LOC136495827 gene encoding aquaporin PIP1-2-like: MEGKEEDVRLGANRYSERQPIGMAAQGTEEKDYKEPPPAPLFEAEELTSWSFYRVGIAEFKATFLFLYISILTVMGVSKSPSKCATVGIQGIAWSFGGMIFVLVYCTAGISGGHINPAVTFGLFLARKLSLTRALFYMVMQCLGAICGAGVVKGFQQTLCMGAGAGAGANAVNPGYTKGDGLGAEIVGTFVLVYTVFSATDAKRSTRDSHVPILAPLPIGFAVFLVHLWIRELRGRRWTSPDLLHGPVPRRICGVSPDRREEPGGVAMGRSFRGARVERRRMRPRAERGAAAASVGASGAE, encoded by the coding sequence ATGGAGGGCAAGGAGGAGGATGTCCGCCTGGGTGCCAACCGCTACTCGGAGCGTCAGCCCATCGGCATGGCGGCGCAGGGCACGGAGGAGAAGGACTACAAGGAACCCCCGCCGGCGCCGCTGTTCGAGGCGGAGGAGCTGACGTCCTGGTCCTTCTACCGCGTCGGGATCGCTGAGTTCAAGGCCACCTTCCTCTTCCTCTACATCAGCATCCTGACGGTGATGGGGGTGAGCAAGTCGCCCAGCAAGTGCGCCACCGTGGGCATCCAGGGCATCGCCTGGTCCTTCGGCGGCATGATCTTCGTGCTGGTTTACTGCACGGCGGGCATCTCCGGCGGCCACATCAACCCGGCAGTCACCTTCGGCCTCTTCCTGGCGCGGAAGCTGTCGCTCACGCGCGCGCTCTTCTACATGGTCATGCAGTGCCTGGGCGCCATCTGCGGCGCCGGCGTCGTCAAGGGGTTCCAGCAGACGCTGTGCatgggcgccggcgccggcgccggcgccaacGCCGTCAACCCCGGCTACACCAAGGGCGACGGGCTGGGCGCCGAGATCGTCGGCACGTTCGTGCTCGTCTACACCGTCTTCTCCGCCACCGACGCCAAGCGCAGCACACGTGACTCACATGTCCCCATCCTCGCGCCGCTCCCCATCGGCTTCGCCGTTTTCCTCGTCCACCTGTGGATCCGCGAGCTCCGGGGAAGACGGTGGACCTCGCCGGACCTTCTACATGGACCAGTACCTCGCCGGATCTGCGGGGTCTCGCCGGACCGCCGGGAGGAGCCGGGAGGAGTCGCTATGGGGAGGAGCTTCCGCGGTGCTCGTGTGGAGAGGAGAAGGATGCGGCCGCGTGCGGAAAGAGGAGCGGCGGCCGCATCGGTGGGGGCGTCGGGGGCGGAATAG
- the LOC136495394 gene encoding sm-like protein LSM1B, with protein sequence MSWSAPDDILLSTSLAGFLDKKLIVLLRDGRKLLGTLCSFDQFANVVLQGACERVIVGEQYCDVPLGLYVIRGENVVLIGELDREKDELPAHMTCVSEAEIRKAEKAEREARDLKGTMRKRMEFLDFD encoded by the exons ATGTCTTGGTCCGCGCCCGACGACATCCTCCTCTCCACCTCCCTCGCCGGCTTCTTGGACA AGAAACTTATTGTCCTGCTAAGAGATGGACGGAAACTGCTTGGCACCCTCTGCTCATTTGATCAGTTTG CAAATGTTGTTCTTCAGGGTGCTTGTGAACGAGTGATTGTGGGGGAACAATATTGTGATGTTCCTCTTGGTCTGTACGTAATCCGGGGAGAGAATGTTGTTTTAATCGGAGAATTG GATCGCGAAAAGGATGAACTCCCTGCTCACATGACCTGTGTTTCAGAAGCAGAAATAAGAAAG GCTGAAAAGGCAGAACGGGAAGCAAGAGATCTGAAAGGCACGATGAGGAAACGGATGGAGTTCCTAGACTTCGATTAA
- the LOC136498231 gene encoding uncharacterized protein has protein sequence MGEAPSPCVIVVPRRAVRLPRHGRRKVHVVRLGGAGPGARVRRHGRGLRLRRWLRRAAWRLAELCVAALSGQGHPGAPPSAAHHPPWTGVEPYFAAPFVPVARMKRAGAQA, from the coding sequence ATGGGGGAAGCTCCATCTCCATGCGTCATCGTCGTGCCGCGCCGCGCCGTCCGCCTGCCCCGCCACGGCCGCCGGAAGGTGCACGTCGTCCGGCTCGGCGGCGCCGGCCCTGGCGCGCGCGTGCGCCGCCACGGCCGCGGGCTCCGGCTCCGTCGGTGGCTGCGGCGCGCGGCGTGGCGCCTCGCCGAGCTCTGCGTGGCGGCGTTGTCGGGCCAGGGCCACCCGGGGGCGCCGCCCAGCGCGGCGCACCACCCGCCGTGGACCGGCGTGGAGCCCTACTTCGCCGCGCCCTTCGTCCCCGTCGCGCGGATGAAGCGCGCCGGAGCGCAGGCCTAG